A section of the Rhodobacteraceae bacterium M382 genome encodes:
- a CDS encoding NAD-dependent succinate-semialdehyde dehydrogenase has protein sequence MNLQDITLFRQQNLVAGEWISADDGTTIKVDNPSTLSVVGTVPNCGAGETHRAITAAEACFATFRKTTAAHRGALLETWFDLIIEAQDDLATLMTLEQGKPFAEAKGEIAYAASFVKWFAEEGKRVYGETIPSPVQDRRIIVQKQPVGVCAIITPWNFPAAMITRKIAPALAAGCPVVIKPSEFTPFTALALGVLAERAGFPSGAVNIVTGDPAGVGGALTASTAVRKLSFTGSTRVGKLLMEQCSGTMKRLSLELGGNAPFIIFDDADLDLAVEGVMASKFRNGGQTCVCANRIFVQAGVYDAFAEKLAAVVGNMKLGDGFADGVEIGPMINEAAITKIKSHLDDATAKGGTVIVGGTQKDTNTRFISPAVVTGVTSDMLVADEETFGPVAPLFKFETEGEALAAANATPYGLAAYFYTNDLTRTFRVSEELETGMIGVNVGGFATEVAPFGGIKESGLGREGAHHGIDEYLEVKTLHIGGIA, from the coding sequence ATGAATCTTCAAGACATCACCCTGTTTCGTCAACAAAATCTGGTCGCGGGCGAATGGATCAGCGCAGACGATGGCACGACGATCAAAGTGGACAACCCCTCAACACTTTCTGTTGTCGGCACTGTTCCGAACTGCGGTGCGGGCGAAACGCACCGCGCAATAACCGCCGCCGAGGCATGCTTTGCGACCTTCCGAAAGACCACTGCAGCACATCGTGGCGCGCTGCTGGAGACGTGGTTCGACCTGATTATCGAAGCCCAGGATGATCTGGCCACACTCATGACCCTGGAGCAGGGCAAACCTTTCGCCGAGGCCAAAGGCGAAATCGCCTATGCGGCATCTTTTGTGAAATGGTTCGCCGAAGAGGGAAAGCGCGTCTATGGCGAAACCATCCCCAGCCCGGTTCAGGATCGACGTATCATTGTCCAGAAACAGCCAGTGGGTGTCTGCGCCATCATCACCCCCTGGAACTTCCCCGCCGCGATGATCACCCGGAAAATCGCCCCGGCCCTGGCCGCTGGATGCCCCGTGGTCATCAAGCCTTCGGAGTTCACCCCCTTCACCGCCCTGGCTTTGGGGGTTCTGGCGGAACGTGCTGGCTTCCCGTCCGGGGCCGTCAACATCGTCACCGGGGATCCGGCAGGTGTCGGCGGAGCGCTGACCGCTAGCACTGCGGTGCGCAAGCTGTCCTTCACCGGCTCCACCCGTGTGGGCAAACTGCTGATGGAGCAATGCTCAGGCACGATGAAACGCCTGAGCCTGGAGCTGGGCGGCAACGCCCCATTCATCATCTTCGACGATGCCGATCTGGATCTTGCCGTCGAAGGTGTCATGGCCTCGAAATTCCGCAACGGAGGGCAGACCTGCGTTTGCGCCAACAGGATTTTTGTCCAGGCGGGCGTCTATGATGCCTTCGCGGAGAAACTGGCAGCCGTTGTTGGCAACATGAAGCTGGGGGACGGCTTTGCCGACGGTGTCGAAATCGGCCCCATGATCAACGAAGCGGCGATCACCAAAATCAAATCGCATCTGGACGATGCCACTGCCAAGGGCGGAACCGTAATCGTCGGAGGAACGCAAAAAGACACCAACACCCGCTTTATCAGCCCGGCTGTTGTGACCGGCGTGACGTCGGACATGCTTGTGGCAGACGAAGAGACCTTTGGCCCCGTGGCGCCACTCTTCAAATTCGAAACAGAAGGTGAAGCACTTGCAGCAGCCAATGCCACGCCCTATGGGCTGGCGGCCTATTTCTACACCAACGACCTAACCCGCACATTCCGTGTCAGCGAAGAGCTGGAAACCGGCATGATCGGCGTCAACGTCGGCGGGTTTGCTACTGAGGTCGCGCCCTTTGGCGGCATCAAAGAAAGCGGTTTGGGCCGTGAAGGCGCACACCACGGGATCGACGAATACCTGGAGGTTAAAACCCTGCACATCGGCGGTATCGCGTAA
- a CDS encoding Lrp/AsnC family transcriptional regulator produces MVGTPKLDRIDINILSTLQAQGNITNVNLAEAVGLSPSPCLQRVKRLEKAGYIQNYRAVINLRKLGEHVTVFTEVTLADHRRKDFVRFENEIRKHDNVVDCYLLSGGYDYLLKFVARGVSQYQEIMEDLLERNLGIDKYFSYIVIKPVVEKHSVPIQDLVDRD; encoded by the coding sequence ATGGTGGGGACGCCAAAACTCGACCGGATCGACATCAATATTCTTTCCACCCTGCAGGCGCAGGGCAACATTACCAATGTGAATCTGGCAGAGGCTGTGGGCTTGTCCCCCAGCCCCTGTCTTCAACGGGTGAAACGGCTTGAGAAAGCGGGCTATATCCAGAATTACCGGGCCGTCATCAATCTCAGGAAACTCGGTGAACACGTGACGGTCTTTACCGAGGTCACGCTTGCCGACCACCGCCGCAAGGACTTTGTTCGGTTCGAGAACGAAATCCGCAAACATGACAATGTGGTGGACTGCTACCTGCTGAGTGGCGGCTACGACTATCTGCTAAAATTTGTCGCGCGCGGTGTGTCACAATATCAGGAGATCATGGAGGATCTGCTGGAACGGAATCTCGGCATCGACAAATATTTCTCCTACATCGTGATCAAGCCGGTCGTCGAAAAGCACAGCGTGCCGATCCAAGATCTGGTCGATCGGGACTAA
- a CDS encoding haloacid dehalogenase type II, producing MKLSDFKALTFDVYGTLLDWETGMVTGLKPLTDRVSRNLTRDDILEAHAFYESTTQRYTPSKKYYELLPVVYRRLAEEWGVEATWEECETYGRSARHWPAFDDSIEALTYLKKHFKLVVLTNTDNLTFSGANTRLGVHFDGVYTAEDVGSYKPFDRNFDYMLEMLARQGIQKHEILHTAESMFHDHAPANKYGLSNCWIYRRHDQEGFGATMNPGEMPKYDFRFNSMMDMVKAHQAELAG from the coding sequence ATGAAACTGAGCGATTTCAAAGCACTGACCTTTGACGTCTATGGCACCCTGCTCGACTGGGAAACCGGCATGGTCACCGGGCTGAAGCCCCTGACGGACCGGGTGAGCCGCAACCTGACCCGCGACGACATTCTTGAGGCCCACGCCTTTTACGAAAGCACCACGCAGCGCTACACCCCGTCGAAAAAATACTACGAACTGCTGCCCGTGGTGTACCGCCGCTTGGCAGAGGAATGGGGCGTCGAGGCCACCTGGGAAGAGTGCGAGACCTATGGCCGATCTGCCCGCCACTGGCCTGCCTTTGACGATTCGATCGAGGCGCTGACCTACCTGAAGAAACACTTCAAACTGGTGGTCCTGACCAACACCGACAACCTTACCTTCTCGGGTGCCAATACCCGCCTTGGCGTGCATTTCGACGGCGTCTACACCGCCGAAGATGTGGGCAGCTACAAGCCATTCGACCGCAACTTCGACTACATGCTCGAAATGCTTGCGCGTCAGGGCATTCAGAAGCATGAAATTCTGCACACCGCCGAAAGCATGTTCCATGACCACGCCCCGGCCAACAAATACGGGCTGTCCAATTGCTGGATCTACCGCCGCCACGACCAGGAAGGTTTTGGCGCGACGATGAACCCTGGTGAGATGCCGAAATATGACTTTCGGTTCAACAGCATGATGGACATGGTAAAGGCCCATCAGGCAGAGTTGGCGGGCTAA
- a CDS encoding aminotransferase class III-fold pyridoxal phosphate-dependent enzyme yields MLSNSLIEKDRAHYFHPVVPIRAHEERGVTVMQSGKGVFLTDSEGNELLDGFAGLWCVNAGYGHENVVAAAAEQMQRLPYATGYFHFGSEPAIELAAKLAELSPGDLDHVFFTLGGSDAVDTVIRMVRYYFNARGEGSKKHFIALEKGYHGSSSNGAGLTALPVFHDKFDLPMQWQHHIASPYPYRNEATSDAEIIAQGVANLKAKVAELGAENTAAFIMELVQGSGGVIVPPEGYAKAMQDTCRELGILFIVDEVITGFGRTGPMFGCEHEGLTPDFLTTAKGLTSGYAPMGAVFVSDGVYQTIANAVPEGVPFGHGFTYSGHPVSAAVALEVIKLYEGGMIENSKKVGAYFEAQLKTLLDHPLVGDVRAKGLLAAVEIVTDKSTKTKPAKEMNVAARLAKAGYENGVIFRAFADDVIGLAPPICITETEVDLLIARLRATLNTLLDLKG; encoded by the coding sequence ATGCTCTCCAATTCTCTCATCGAAAAAGACCGCGCCCACTACTTCCATCCTGTCGTGCCGATCCGGGCCCACGAAGAGCGCGGCGTCACTGTCATGCAATCCGGCAAAGGTGTGTTCCTGACCGACTCCGAAGGCAATGAACTGCTCGACGGATTTGCTGGCCTGTGGTGCGTGAACGCAGGATACGGCCACGAGAATGTGGTCGCTGCCGCCGCCGAACAGATGCAGCGCCTGCCCTATGCAACCGGGTATTTTCACTTTGGCAGCGAGCCGGCAATTGAACTGGCGGCCAAGCTTGCCGAACTGTCTCCCGGAGATCTGGATCACGTGTTCTTTACCCTGGGCGGCTCGGATGCGGTGGACACCGTGATCCGTATGGTGCGCTACTATTTCAACGCTCGCGGCGAAGGCAGCAAAAAGCACTTCATTGCGCTGGAAAAGGGCTACCACGGCTCCAGTTCCAATGGCGCTGGGTTGACCGCGCTGCCGGTGTTCCACGACAAATTCGATCTTCCGATGCAATGGCAGCACCATATCGCCTCGCCTTATCCGTATCGCAACGAAGCGACTTCGGACGCAGAGATCATCGCGCAAGGCGTCGCCAACCTGAAGGCTAAAGTGGCCGAGCTGGGCGCCGAAAACACCGCAGCCTTCATCATGGAACTGGTCCAGGGATCTGGCGGAGTGATCGTACCGCCGGAAGGTTATGCCAAGGCGATGCAGGACACCTGCCGTGAACTGGGTATCCTGTTCATCGTGGACGAAGTCATCACGGGCTTTGGCCGGACCGGGCCAATGTTTGGGTGCGAGCACGAAGGGCTGACGCCTGACTTCCTGACAACCGCCAAAGGCCTGACCTCGGGCTATGCCCCCATGGGTGCGGTGTTTGTGTCGGATGGTGTCTATCAGACCATTGCCAATGCCGTGCCCGAAGGCGTGCCGTTTGGGCATGGTTTCACCTATTCGGGGCATCCTGTCAGCGCAGCTGTCGCGCTTGAGGTCATCAAGCTCTACGAGGGCGGCATGATCGAAAACTCGAAGAAGGTTGGCGCCTACTTTGAAGCACAGCTGAAAACCCTGCTGGATCATCCGCTGGTCGGTGATGTCCGGGCCAAGGGATTGTTGGCAGCTGTGGAAATCGTCACAGACAAATCCACCAAGACAAAACCGGCTAAGGAAATGAACGTGGCCGCCCGCCTGGCCAAAGCCGGATACGAGAATGGCGTCATCTTTCGTGCATTCGCCGATGACGTGATCGGCCTTGCCCCGCCCATCTGCATCACTGAGACTGAGGTGGATCTGTTGATTGCCCGTCTCCGTGCGACCCTGAACACCCTTCTGGATCTGAAAGGATAA